The Macadamia integrifolia cultivar HAES 741 chromosome 3, SCU_Mint_v3, whole genome shotgun sequence genome segment AGAACAGAGTCACTCAAAAAACATGTGCGGAGCAGGAAAGCATTTTCAATTAAGAGAGGAAAAACCGGAACAGAAGGCGTGCTCGCAGGAACAATATGGATAGCTGAGTCCTCCAGCACATCTCTGTCTCCTAATCTCTTCTGATCCTCCATTGTTTTCATTTAATGGTTTTCCAATCTTATGAATCAGATCTTTTAAACACAGGGGATCAGTAGCCAGTGGAGACGCGAagcaaatcaacaaaaaaaaaaaaaaacactaaagaACGACTCAGAAGTAAGAACATGGAATCGGTCGCCGTCGGTAGAGGCGGAGAAGATCTTTCGTCGAGCTTAAATCCTTCTTCGGCGGTTTCCGAGTGGAGCTTCGCCGTATCTCGTCGGTACCAGCATCTGCTAGACAAGTCAACCCCTCACATACTCAGGCGTTGGATTGGATTCGCCGTCGTCGTCGCCATCTACGTCATCCGTGTATTGTTCATCCAAGGATTCTACATCGTCTCCTACGGTCTTGGTATCTATATCCTCAACCTCCTCATCGCCTTCCTCTCCCCTCAGGTTGACCCTGAGATTGAAGAACTCGCCGACGGCCCCGCCCTTCCCACCAGAGGCTCCGATGAATTCCGCCCTTTTGTTCGCCGCCTTCCCGAGTTTAAGTTCTGGTGCGATccttacttctctctctctctaattgtTGGTCCTCTTTTTGAAGTTATTATCCAATCGTGCGAActgtttctcttatttttcctcTGATTTCCAATCGCTGAGTTTTCATCGATGATGGTCGGAACTTTCTATCTTGTTTGGTAAAATGCTGAAATACTAAAATTCTATCATGATACATGCGCATTTCTGTTCCTTATTGATTCATGAACATGCTTTTTCCCTGATCGTTAAGTCTATCGTAATGTATTCTTTAGTTTTCCCAATTCTTCTGATATATGCTGTGACAATTTATTTTATCGATTCGTTGACTTGACCACATTACAATAAAAGCATGCTTGTATCTTGAATTTAATCATCAATGTAGTTTTCCCAAATGCTTGAGGAATATTTCAACGATTTGGACTGGCTTGCAGAAGAAATTACAACTAATAAGCTAATTAGAAATTTAGACCATCGAAGAAGGGGAATGTGCCCCAGCTTTAATCGAGCAAAGGGGCTAGGGTTTGGAATTATATACTCGTGCCTGCTACTCAGGCAAGGTGCAGGGCTGTCCCTTTCTCCCCAGGTGCTGTGACTATTGacccatgaaattgaaatattaCATACCACCTCTGTCGAAACTTAAGATCAGATTTTCAGTGTCCTGGAAAGAAAGGTTACCTTGCAAAAATATAGATTCTTATGGCTTGCTATACATCAGCTTgtgccatagttgtcaaggtgtctgTCTAGGTGACCAATTGCTTTTGTGTCAAGGCTTGTTTACCTAGAAGACCTAGGGAAAAGgcaagagaaaataaagggaaaaaaa includes the following:
- the LOC122072795 gene encoding protein RER1A-like yields the protein MESVAVGRGGEDLSSSLNPSSAVSEWSFAVSRRYQHLLDKSTPHILRRWIGFAVVVAIYVIRVLFIQGFYIVSYGLGIYILNLLIAFLSPQVDPEIEELADGPALPTRGSDEFRPFVRRLPEFKFWYSITKAFCIAFVMTFFSVFDVPVFWPVLLFYWFMLFTLTMKRQILHMIKYRYVPFTSGKQRYTGRRAASTDDLSLPKD